One region of Kytococcus sedentarius DSM 20547 genomic DNA includes:
- a CDS encoding HGxxPAAW family protein: MSQANTAPHATQHQARLPEPEEVHDDHGNSVAAWTGVTIMIIGSILWTLGIVISQEVIMWIGVALTVIGALAWPIGVKMGYGGASHQ, translated from the coding sequence ATGAGCCAGGCGAACACCGCCCCCCACGCCACGCAGCACCAGGCCCGCCTTCCCGAGCCGGAGGAGGTGCACGACGACCACGGCAACAGCGTGGCCGCGTGGACCGGCGTCACGATCATGATCATCGGCTCCATCCTGTGGACCCTCGGGATCGTGATCTCCCAGGAGGTCATCATGTGGATCGGTGTCGCGCTCACGGTCATCGGCGCGCTGGCGTGGCCGATCGGCGTCAAGATGGGCTACGGCGGCGCGTCCCACCAGTGA
- a CDS encoding TIGR03085 family metal-binding protein → MSPASASRPQQPTDHRAASDAGAAAPGGGSPAPDPARLLQAEREALVASFREAGPDAPTLCAGWTTRDLAAHLVVREARPDALPGIGLTGTPAEGHTEKVQSEYARKDWGTLLAQFSRGPAPWMPFALPVVGPAINIAEYVVHHEDVRRAVPEWTVRRDDALQQAVWRTLVRASRLTHRKSPVGVVLVAPGIGRTAAKRPPEGRGTVVLTGEPVELLLFSFGRESVARVELSGDPGDVEALRSHRRAL, encoded by the coding sequence ATGTCTCCTGCTTCCGCGTCCCGTCCCCAGCAGCCGACCGACCACCGGGCGGCGAGCGATGCCGGTGCAGCAGCTCCTGGCGGCGGCTCCCCGGCCCCGGACCCGGCCCGACTCCTGCAGGCCGAGCGCGAGGCCCTGGTGGCCTCGTTCCGGGAGGCTGGGCCCGATGCACCCACCCTGTGTGCCGGCTGGACCACGCGTGACCTCGCGGCCCACCTGGTGGTGCGCGAGGCCCGCCCCGACGCCCTGCCCGGCATCGGCCTCACCGGTACCCCCGCCGAGGGCCACACCGAGAAGGTGCAGTCCGAGTACGCCCGCAAGGACTGGGGCACCCTGCTGGCGCAGTTCTCCCGCGGGCCCGCCCCGTGGATGCCCTTCGCCCTGCCGGTCGTGGGCCCCGCCATCAACATCGCGGAGTACGTGGTGCACCACGAGGACGTGCGGCGCGCCGTGCCGGAGTGGACCGTGCGCCGGGACGACGCCCTGCAGCAGGCGGTCTGGCGCACGCTGGTCCGCGCCAGCCGTCTCACGCACCGCAAGTCTCCCGTCGGCGTGGTCCTGGTGGCCCCCGGCATCGGGCGCACCGCGGCCAAGCGACCGCCCGAGGGGCGCGGCACGGTGGTGCTCACCGGGGAGCCGGTGGAGCTGCTCCTGTTCTCCTTCGGGCGCGAGTCCGTGGCCCGGGTGGAGCTCTCCGGCGACCCCGGGGACGTCGAGGCCCTGCGCTCGCACCGGCGGGCGCTGTGA
- a CDS encoding PH domain-containing protein: protein MSAPEVSSREQSDALRPFRPRRGRWVAVGSAVFLLVLFIAIAVLGEGWNLPDRVFTALAGVGLAAFLWRYAAISAVPDRQGMTVRNLFSTQRVEWSEVRGVVFSPGDPWVRLQRTRGQEDLAVMAIQAADGEGSRTEASRLAGIVEALRR, encoded by the coding sequence ATGAGCGCCCCGGAGGTGAGCAGCCGGGAGCAGAGCGACGCGCTGCGGCCGTTCCGCCCCCGCCGCGGGCGGTGGGTGGCCGTCGGCTCGGCGGTCTTCCTGCTGGTGCTCTTCATCGCGATCGCCGTGCTGGGGGAGGGCTGGAACCTGCCCGACCGGGTCTTCACCGCCCTGGCCGGAGTCGGTCTGGCGGCCTTCCTGTGGCGCTACGCCGCCATCTCGGCGGTGCCCGACCGGCAGGGTATGACCGTCCGGAACCTCTTCTCCACCCAGCGGGTCGAGTGGTCCGAGGTCCGGGGCGTGGTCTTCAGCCCCGGAGACCCCTGGGTACGCCTGCAGCGCACCCGCGGTCAGGAGGACCTCGCCGTCATGGCCATCCAGGCCGCCGACGGGGAGGGCTCGCGCACCGAGGCGAGCCGGCTGGCCGGCATCGTGGAGGCGCTGCGGCGCTGA
- a CDS encoding ABC transporter ATP-binding protein → MPPHAPKASASADLLDEQVSTLEALRVVRQGVRREPGYFTLAVLGSVVWAASIVAVARAIGWAVETIVEPAARSGGVGLRTALWGFAVVLAAYMLQAASMLVRRLAAGMVAFRLGATYRRLVTNAYLRLPLSWHKRHPGGQLLSNANADVETTWRIFMPLPMFIGVLFLLFFAGVSIYLVDPVLAAVAGVVFPILAVLNLWYQRVMAPRAQLTQELRSEVSRVAHESFEAGLVVKSMGREDAETQRFGRSAGELRDAAISMGRVRGLFDPLIEALPQIGTVSVLVVGTWRAVHGDVTTGDVVEVAYLFTMMAMPVRALGWTLSEAPASAVGWRRVQAVLAAPGGPGTGTRELTGEGGLDVRIRGLTHAHADAPDAPVLRGIDLDVPAGETVAVVGSTGSGKSTVASLTLGLLEPTGGHIRYDGTDLADISPESLVEAAALVEQTAFMFDDSVRFNVTLGDESFSEEEVWAALEVARADGFVRELSEGLDQPVGERGGSLSGGQRQRIALARAIIRRPRLLVLDDATSAVDPSVERAILTRLRDGRAGMTVLVVAYRMATIALADRVAYLEDGRIVATGSHAELMASVPGYARVVGAYAADHAERQAARDATTQGKDV, encoded by the coding sequence GTGCCGCCCCATGCCCCCAAGGCCTCCGCCTCGGCCGACCTCCTCGACGAGCAGGTCTCCACCCTGGAGGCCCTCCGGGTCGTGCGACAGGGCGTGCGCCGCGAACCGGGGTACTTCACCCTCGCGGTGCTGGGTTCCGTGGTGTGGGCGGCCTCCATCGTCGCGGTGGCGCGCGCCATCGGGTGGGCCGTCGAGACCATCGTGGAGCCGGCGGCCCGGTCCGGTGGCGTCGGCCTGCGCACCGCCCTGTGGGGCTTCGCGGTGGTGCTGGCGGCCTACATGCTGCAGGCGGCCTCGATGCTGGTGCGTCGTCTGGCCGCGGGCATGGTCGCCTTCCGCCTGGGCGCCACCTACCGCCGACTGGTCACCAACGCCTACCTCCGGCTCCCGCTGTCCTGGCACAAGCGCCACCCGGGGGGCCAGCTCCTGAGCAACGCGAACGCGGACGTCGAGACCACCTGGCGCATCTTCATGCCCCTGCCGATGTTCATCGGGGTGCTCTTCCTGCTCTTCTTCGCCGGCGTCTCCATCTACCTGGTCGACCCGGTCCTGGCCGCTGTCGCCGGGGTGGTCTTCCCGATCCTGGCCGTGCTGAACCTCTGGTACCAGCGGGTCATGGCGCCGCGTGCCCAGCTCACCCAGGAGCTGCGCAGCGAGGTCTCGCGGGTGGCCCACGAGAGCTTCGAGGCGGGGCTGGTCGTGAAGTCCATGGGCCGTGAGGACGCCGAGACCCAGCGGTTCGGGCGCAGCGCGGGGGAGCTGCGCGACGCCGCGATCTCGATGGGGCGCGTGCGCGGCCTGTTCGACCCCCTCATCGAGGCGCTGCCCCAGATCGGCACCGTCAGCGTCCTGGTGGTGGGCACCTGGCGGGCCGTGCACGGCGACGTGACCACCGGCGACGTGGTGGAGGTGGCCTACCTGTTCACCATGATGGCGATGCCGGTGCGCGCCCTCGGCTGGACCCTGTCGGAGGCCCCGGCCTCGGCCGTGGGCTGGCGCCGGGTCCAGGCGGTCCTCGCCGCGCCGGGCGGCCCGGGTACCGGGACGCGCGAGCTGACTGGGGAGGGAGGCCTGGACGTCCGCATCCGCGGGCTCACGCACGCCCACGCGGATGCGCCCGACGCGCCCGTCCTGCGGGGCATCGACCTGGACGTGCCCGCGGGCGAGACCGTGGCCGTGGTCGGGTCGACCGGGTCGGGCAAGTCCACCGTCGCGTCGCTCACCCTCGGGTTGTTGGAGCCCACCGGGGGCCACATCCGCTACGACGGCACCGACCTGGCCGACATCTCCCCGGAGTCCCTGGTGGAGGCCGCCGCGCTGGTGGAGCAGACCGCCTTCATGTTCGACGACTCGGTGCGCTTCAACGTGACCCTGGGCGACGAGTCCTTCAGCGAGGAGGAGGTCTGGGCCGCCCTCGAGGTGGCGCGCGCCGACGGCTTCGTGCGGGAGCTGTCCGAGGGACTGGACCAGCCGGTCGGGGAGCGGGGCGGCTCGCTCTCCGGCGGCCAGCGCCAGCGCATCGCCCTGGCCCGAGCCATCATCCGTCGCCCGCGCCTGCTGGTGCTCGACGACGCGACCAGCGCGGTCGACCCCTCGGTCGAGCGCGCGATCCTCACCCGCCTGCGCGACGGGCGGGCCGGCATGACCGTGCTGGTCGTGGCCTACCGGATGGCGACCATCGCGCTGGCCGACCGCGTCGCCTACCTGGAGGACGGGCGGATCGTGGCCACCGGGAGCCACGCGGAGCTGATGGCCTCGGTGCCCGGGTACGCCCGGGTGGTGGGTGCCTACGCGGCCGACCACGCCGAACGCCAGGCGGCACGGGACGCCACGACGCAGGGGAAGGACGTATGA
- a CDS encoding Trp biosynthesis-associated membrane protein, with protein MRSKPMTVLGGLALCALAGVLLTLTWTTGTPEGGLGGGTRLDLSGPESTAVVRPALLTAAAGLLVAAFLGPVARRVAGVVVVLSGVAVVVGSVLVLLDPSAPVAQAAAEAWGLADAGSVDAHGTATWAPWATAAVGVLLALTGVAVLLARWQGLGSRYDREGTRERADEPLWDSLSRGEDPT; from the coding sequence ATGAGGTCCAAACCGATGACCGTGCTGGGCGGGCTCGCCCTGTGCGCGCTGGCGGGGGTGCTGCTGACGCTCACCTGGACCACCGGCACCCCCGAGGGTGGCCTGGGCGGGGGCACCCGCCTGGACCTCAGCGGCCCCGAGTCCACGGCCGTGGTGCGGCCGGCCCTGCTGACCGCGGCGGCCGGACTGCTCGTGGCCGCCTTCCTGGGCCCCGTGGCCCGACGCGTGGCCGGTGTGGTCGTGGTGCTCTCGGGGGTGGCGGTGGTGGTCGGGTCGGTCCTGGTCCTCCTGGACCCCTCGGCGCCGGTGGCCCAGGCCGCGGCCGAGGCCTGGGGACTGGCGGACGCCGGCTCGGTGGACGCCCATGGCACCGCCACCTGGGCACCGTGGGCCACCGCCGCGGTGGGGGTGCTGCTGGCCCTCACCGGGGTGGCTGTCCTGCTGGCCCGCTGGCAGGGGCTGGGGTCGCGCTACGACCGCGAGGGCACGCGAGAACGCGCCGACGAACCGTTGTGGGACAGCCTCAGCCGGGGCGAGGACCCGACCTGA
- a CDS encoding RsmB/NOP family class I SAM-dependent RNA methyltransferase: MAEARDTQDARNDRRGRSAQAPRQRARRADAARTAAWHLLAAVDEGAYANLELPHVLRRFRLAGRDAAFATELAFGTVRQQGLYDLVIARATGRAVDTLDPELMRTLRLGAHQALSMRVPPHAAADQTVALARWVNGAGPAKLVNAAMHRMTEKDRETWVAEVTEGLQGPDLLAARHSHPTWVVRALMAGLVDRGRPVEEIDELLAAHNTPALVSLVARPGWVEVSELLEHPAVEEGRWAPTAATLSEGAPAAVSAVEQGRAGVQDEGSQLAALALAGAPTRGQDSGLWLDLCAGPGGKAALLAATAHERGARIVANELHPHRAELVRGTLNPGGLPDGAAPQAEVTVGDGADLAAERPDAFDRVLVDVPCTGLGALRRRPEARWRRQPADLASLAPTQRSLLHAALDAVRPGGVMAYVTCSPHPAETSVVVDDVRARRDDVELLEVAPVLREVAPATSAADLEPLEGARGARATSVQLWPHVHGTDAMYIALLRRTPQEDA, translated from the coding sequence GTGGCTGAGGCCAGGGACACGCAGGATGCACGCAACGACCGGCGCGGCCGCAGCGCCCAGGCGCCACGGCAGCGCGCCCGCCGGGCCGATGCCGCCCGGACGGCGGCCTGGCACCTGCTGGCCGCCGTCGACGAGGGCGCGTACGCCAACCTCGAGCTGCCGCACGTCCTGCGTCGCTTCCGTTTGGCCGGCCGGGACGCGGCCTTCGCCACCGAGCTGGCGTTCGGGACGGTCCGGCAGCAGGGCCTGTACGACCTGGTGATCGCGCGGGCCACTGGGCGCGCGGTGGACACACTCGACCCCGAGCTGATGCGCACGCTCCGGCTCGGGGCGCACCAGGCGCTCTCGATGCGGGTGCCGCCCCACGCGGCCGCCGACCAGACCGTCGCGCTGGCCCGGTGGGTCAACGGGGCCGGTCCCGCCAAGCTCGTGAACGCGGCCATGCACCGCATGACGGAGAAGGACCGAGAGACCTGGGTGGCCGAGGTCACCGAGGGCCTGCAGGGCCCGGACCTGCTCGCGGCGCGGCACTCGCACCCCACCTGGGTGGTGCGCGCCCTGATGGCGGGCCTGGTGGACCGTGGTCGCCCGGTGGAGGAGATCGACGAGCTGCTGGCCGCGCACAACACCCCGGCGTTGGTGTCCCTGGTGGCCCGGCCCGGGTGGGTGGAGGTGTCCGAGCTGCTGGAGCACCCCGCGGTCGAGGAGGGGCGCTGGGCGCCGACGGCGGCCACCCTGTCCGAGGGCGCCCCGGCGGCCGTGTCGGCCGTCGAGCAGGGCCGCGCCGGTGTCCAGGACGAGGGCTCCCAGCTGGCCGCCCTCGCGCTGGCCGGAGCGCCCACGCGCGGGCAGGACTCCGGGCTCTGGCTGGACCTGTGTGCCGGCCCCGGGGGCAAGGCCGCCCTGCTGGCCGCGACGGCCCACGAGCGGGGTGCCCGCATCGTGGCGAACGAGCTGCACCCCCACCGGGCCGAGCTCGTGCGCGGCACCCTCAACCCTGGTGGCCTGCCGGACGGCGCCGCGCCGCAGGCGGAGGTCACGGTGGGCGACGGTGCGGACCTCGCCGCAGAGCGGCCGGACGCCTTCGACCGGGTCCTGGTCGACGTGCCGTGCACCGGGTTGGGGGCCCTACGGCGCCGCCCGGAGGCCCGCTGGCGCCGGCAGCCCGCCGACCTGGCCTCGCTGGCGCCCACCCAGCGTTCGCTCCTGCACGCCGCGCTCGATGCGGTGCGCCCCGGGGGTGTCATGGCCTACGTGACCTGCTCGCCGCACCCGGCCGAGACCTCGGTGGTGGTCGATGACGTGCGCGCCCGCCGCGACGACGTCGAGCTGCTCGAGGTCGCGCCCGTCCTGCGCGAGGTGGCCCCGGCCACCTCGGCCGCGGACCTGGAGCCTCTCGAGGGAGCCCGCGGCGCGCGGGCCACGTCCGTGCAGCTGTGGCCGCACGTCCACGGCACCGACGCCATGTACATCGCCCTGCTGCGACGCACCCCCCAGGAGGACGCATGA
- a CDS encoding ABC transporter ATP-binding protein, with translation MSTQQARTQEPGSARDQASGAAKLGDGSRIGISDTGTVATVRRGLKLSPELTQGFGLTLFLAALATLGKLAVPVAVQQATDHGLLSEGGPDVDYTLTMGLVTMAAVLVLSVANFAVNVRLFTAAESGLATLRTKAFRHIHDLSMLTQSTERRGALVSRVTSDVDTISQFVQFGGIMLILSVGQIVAVTALMVVYSPWLALTVWVVFLPMLLGIRKLQPFVGRGYARVRERVGAMLSAVSESIAGASTIRAYGSQEVTRQRMTEAILAHRSAAVRAQMRTVSVFTLGMMSSGLAVAAVVGVGTVLVGRGWISLGEMVAFVFLVQLFTAPVNQATEILNELQNAVACWRRVIGIIDTPADVSDPEDGVTSPRGPASVTFREVDFAYPRSGLVLRDVNLTFEAGRRHAIVGETGSGKTTVAKLMTRLQDPKSGAVLLDGVDLRELSFASLRERIVLVPQEGFLFDTTLGENLRFAAADATDEDLDRAIDELDLRSWVDTMPHGLATPVGQRGESLSAGERQLVALLRARLADPDLLVLDEATSAVDPGTEVRVQHALEKLTQGRTSVAIAHRLSTAENADVVVVMDSGRVDAVGHHTEVLRTSPVYQGLHASWVAQREDVA, from the coding sequence ATGAGCACGCAGCAGGCACGCACGCAGGAGCCCGGCTCCGCCCGCGACCAGGCGTCCGGTGCCGCCAAGCTCGGCGACGGTTCCCGCATCGGCATCTCCGACACCGGCACCGTGGCCACGGTGCGCCGCGGGCTGAAGCTCTCCCCGGAGCTCACCCAAGGCTTCGGGCTCACGCTCTTCCTCGCTGCCCTGGCGACCCTCGGCAAGCTGGCCGTCCCGGTCGCCGTACAGCAGGCAACCGACCACGGCCTGCTCAGCGAGGGCGGTCCGGACGTCGACTACACGCTGACGATGGGCCTGGTCACGATGGCGGCCGTGCTGGTGCTCTCGGTGGCCAACTTCGCCGTGAACGTGCGCCTGTTCACCGCCGCCGAGAGCGGTCTGGCGACGCTGCGCACCAAGGCCTTCCGCCACATCCACGACCTGTCGATGCTCACCCAGAGCACCGAGCGGCGCGGCGCGCTGGTCTCCCGCGTGACGAGTGACGTGGACACCATCAGCCAGTTCGTGCAGTTCGGCGGCATCATGCTGATCCTGTCCGTGGGGCAGATCGTGGCCGTCACCGCGCTGATGGTGGTCTACAGCCCGTGGCTGGCCCTCACCGTGTGGGTGGTCTTCCTGCCCATGCTGCTGGGCATCCGCAAGCTGCAGCCCTTCGTCGGGCGGGGCTACGCCCGGGTGCGCGAGCGCGTCGGGGCCATGCTGAGCGCGGTCTCGGAGTCCATCGCCGGTGCCTCCACCATCCGCGCCTACGGCAGCCAGGAGGTCACCCGGCAGCGCATGACCGAGGCGATCCTGGCGCACCGCAGTGCGGCCGTCCGCGCGCAGATGCGCACGGTCAGCGTGTTCACCCTCGGCATGATGTCCTCCGGGCTCGCGGTGGCCGCAGTGGTCGGCGTCGGCACGGTCCTGGTCGGCCGGGGCTGGATCAGCCTGGGCGAGATGGTGGCCTTCGTGTTCCTCGTGCAGCTGTTCACGGCGCCGGTGAACCAGGCCACCGAGATCCTCAACGAGCTGCAGAACGCGGTGGCCTGCTGGCGCCGCGTCATCGGCATCATCGACACCCCCGCGGACGTCTCCGACCCCGAGGACGGCGTGACCAGCCCCCGCGGCCCGGCCAGCGTCACCTTCCGGGAGGTGGACTTCGCCTACCCGCGCAGCGGGCTGGTGCTGCGGGACGTGAACCTGACCTTCGAGGCCGGGCGCCGTCACGCCATCGTGGGGGAGACGGGCTCGGGCAAGACCACCGTCGCCAAGCTGATGACGCGCCTGCAGGACCCCAAGTCCGGGGCGGTGCTCCTCGATGGGGTGGACCTGCGGGAGCTCTCCTTCGCCTCCCTGCGCGAACGGATCGTGCTGGTGCCGCAGGAGGGCTTCCTGTTCGACACGACGTTGGGGGAGAACCTGCGCTTCGCCGCGGCAGACGCCACGGACGAGGACCTGGACCGCGCCATCGACGAGCTGGACCTGCGCAGCTGGGTCGACACCATGCCCCACGGCCTCGCCACCCCGGTGGGCCAGCGGGGTGAGTCCCTCTCGGCCGGGGAGCGGCAGCTGGTCGCCCTGCTGCGGGCCCGCTTGGCCGACCCCGACTTGCTGGTCCTCGACGAGGCGACCTCCGCGGTGGACCCCGGCACCGAGGTCCGCGTGCAGCACGCCCTGGAGAAGCTGACCCAGGGCCGCACGTCGGTGGCGATCGCTCACCGGCTGTCGACCGCCGAGAACGCCGACGTGGTGGTGGTGATGGACTCCGGGCGGGTCGATGCGGTGGGCCACCACACCGAGGTGCTGCGCACCAGCCCCGTCTATCAGGGGCTCCACGCCTCGTGGGTCGCGCAACGAGAGGATGTGGCATGA
- the rpe gene encoding ribulose-phosphate 3-epimerase: protein MSRSVSLHPSILASDFTRLGEELTRIATADAAHVDVMDNHFVPNLTIGMPVVEALQEVTPIPLDLHLMIAEVDRWGPRYAETGAHSVTFHVEASDDPRQLARDIRSTGARAAMALKPGTAFADYADLLPELDMVLVMTVEPGFGGQSFMPGQLAVVREVRQAVGEQGLDVAIQVDGGVNAETIVDSARAGADVFVAGSAVFGAQDLAAAITDLRERAAGAVAR from the coding sequence ATGAGTCGCTCGGTCTCCCTGCACCCCAGCATCCTCGCCAGCGACTTCACGCGGCTGGGGGAGGAGCTCACCCGCATCGCCACGGCCGATGCGGCCCACGTCGACGTGATGGACAACCACTTCGTGCCGAACCTGACGATCGGCATGCCGGTGGTCGAGGCCCTGCAGGAGGTCACGCCCATACCGCTGGACCTGCACCTGATGATCGCCGAGGTCGACCGTTGGGGCCCGAGGTACGCCGAGACGGGTGCGCACTCGGTGACCTTTCACGTGGAGGCCAGCGACGACCCGCGGCAGCTGGCACGAGACATCCGCTCCACCGGAGCGCGAGCGGCCATGGCCCTCAAGCCCGGGACCGCCTTCGCGGACTACGCCGACCTGCTGCCGGAGCTCGACATGGTGCTGGTGATGACTGTCGAGCCCGGCTTCGGCGGGCAGTCCTTCATGCCCGGCCAGCTCGCAGTGGTCCGCGAGGTCCGGCAGGCCGTGGGGGAGCAGGGCCTGGACGTCGCCATCCAGGTGGACGGCGGAGTGAACGCCGAGACCATCGTGGACAGCGCCCGGGCCGGAGCGGACGTGTTCGTGGCGGGCTCGGCCGTGTTCGGGGCGCAGGACCTCGCCGCCGCGATCACCGACCTGCGGGAGCGTGCGGCCGGGGCGGTCGCCCGATGA
- the fmt gene encoding methionyl-tRNA formyltransferase gives MRIVFAGTPEAALPSLEHLLDSARTADGRDRHEVVGVLTRPDARVGRGRKLRPSPVKARALEHGLPVIESDRPWEDEPLASLRELAPDVGAIVAYGALLPTSVLELPTHGWVNLHFSLLPAWRGAAPAQRALMAGDDLTGATTFVLTEGMDTGPVLGTLTEAIRPTDTAGDLLERLSEAGAPLLTDSLHGLVSGALAPVPQPADGVSRAPKLTVDEVRLDFTQPAFAVVRRVAGASPAPGAWTTFRGDRLKVLQAAQVAGAPSSTGAGTAGPDDPSTPHLPPGRLLLHDGQVLVGTATHPVRLQRVQPPGKQAMEAEAWARGARFDDQEALGG, from the coding sequence GTGCGCATCGTTTTCGCTGGGACCCCCGAGGCCGCCCTGCCCTCCCTGGAGCACCTGCTCGACAGTGCCCGGACGGCTGACGGGCGGGATCGTCACGAGGTGGTGGGCGTCCTGACCCGCCCGGACGCACGGGTGGGACGGGGCCGGAAGCTGCGCCCCAGCCCGGTCAAGGCGCGCGCGCTCGAGCACGGGCTGCCCGTCATCGAGAGCGACCGCCCGTGGGAGGACGAGCCGCTGGCCTCCCTGCGGGAGCTGGCCCCGGACGTGGGGGCGATCGTCGCCTACGGGGCGCTCCTGCCCACCAGCGTGCTGGAGCTGCCGACCCACGGCTGGGTGAACCTCCACTTCAGCCTGTTGCCCGCCTGGCGTGGCGCGGCGCCGGCGCAGCGCGCCCTGATGGCCGGTGACGACCTGACCGGGGCCACCACCTTCGTGCTCACCGAGGGCATGGACACCGGCCCCGTGCTGGGCACCCTGACCGAGGCGATCCGCCCCACCGACACCGCCGGCGACCTGCTGGAGCGGTTGTCCGAGGCAGGTGCCCCGCTGCTGACCGACAGCCTCCACGGGCTGGTCTCCGGAGCGCTGGCCCCCGTCCCGCAGCCGGCCGACGGGGTCTCGCGTGCCCCCAAGCTGACGGTGGACGAGGTGCGCTTGGACTTCACGCAACCGGCCTTCGCCGTCGTACGGCGCGTGGCCGGCGCGTCCCCGGCGCCGGGGGCGTGGACGACCTTCCGCGGTGACCGCCTCAAGGTCCTCCAGGCCGCCCAGGTGGCCGGCGCGCCCAGCAGCACCGGTGCAGGAACCGCGGGGCCCGACGACCCGTCCACCCCCCACCTGCCGCCGGGCCGGCTCCTGCTCCACGACGGACAGGTGCTGGTGGGCACGGCCACGCACCCGGTGCGGCTGCAGCGGGTGCAGCCACCGGGCAAGCAGGCCATGGAGGCAGAGGCATGGGCCCGCGGGGCCCGATTCGACGACCAGGAGGCGCTCGGTGGCTGA
- a CDS encoding FUSC family protein yields MSSHRPTQRTTTGSIRVQNDSARELRAFERARRWSASEARRRRDRLQQRIFPMLQASIGAGVSWYVARELFGHEAPIFAGVVAVVCLGMNFGNRLTRAVEITVGAATGILTGELIVHFLGTGAWQTALIALLAMVIATFAGAGSLLTIQAGVQGVVVATATVLPGGALSRWIDAVIGGLVAIAIAMITPTSPLRKPRRMARRLTEEVARLLDRTAHGLSDRNEHIVAEALRDARFTDHLIGELRSQVEEGAAIARTVPWQWRKRTHLRGLDRQLTAFDRLLRNARVLVRRADVAILEGEPVPSSYVELVAEAADIASDLAKALGDQQALGAVRRQLGELAEETNHRAPQPSLSAEVIRAQVRSAIVDMYMLTGLSYGEARVRVPSQYHERRSAEDD; encoded by the coding sequence ATGAGCTCGCACCGCCCGACCCAGCGCACCACCACCGGCAGCATCCGGGTGCAGAACGACTCCGCGCGGGAGCTGCGCGCCTTCGAGCGGGCCCGTCGCTGGTCGGCCTCGGAGGCCCGGCGGCGCCGCGACCGGCTCCAGCAGCGCATCTTCCCGATGCTCCAGGCCTCGATCGGCGCGGGCGTCAGCTGGTACGTCGCCCGTGAGCTGTTCGGGCACGAGGCACCGATCTTCGCCGGGGTCGTCGCGGTCGTCTGCCTGGGCATGAACTTCGGCAACCGCCTGACCCGCGCCGTGGAGATCACCGTCGGCGCCGCCACGGGCATCCTCACCGGCGAGCTGATCGTCCACTTCCTGGGGACGGGCGCCTGGCAGACCGCCCTCATCGCCCTGTTGGCAATGGTGATCGCCACCTTCGCCGGGGCAGGCAGCCTGCTCACGATCCAGGCGGGGGTCCAGGGGGTGGTGGTCGCGACCGCCACGGTCCTGCCCGGAGGCGCACTCTCCCGGTGGATCGATGCGGTGATCGGCGGGCTGGTGGCGATCGCGATCGCGATGATCACGCCCACCTCCCCCCTGCGCAAGCCCCGCCGCATGGCGCGCCGGCTCACCGAGGAGGTCGCCCGGCTGCTGGACCGGACCGCCCACGGCCTCTCGGACCGCAACGAACACATCGTCGCCGAGGCCCTGCGCGACGCCCGCTTCACCGACCACCTCATCGGGGAGCTGCGCAGCCAGGTGGAGGAGGGCGCCGCCATCGCCCGCACCGTGCCGTGGCAGTGGCGCAAGCGCACCCACCTGCGGGGACTGGACCGGCAGCTGACCGCCTTCGACCGTCTGCTCCGCAACGCCCGCGTCCTGGTGCGCCGGGCGGACGTGGCCATCCTGGAGGGCGAACCGGTTCCCTCGAGCTACGTGGAGCTCGTGGCGGAGGCCGCGGACATCGCCTCCGACCTGGCCAAGGCGCTGGGCGACCAGCAGGCCCTCGGTGCGGTGCGGCGGCAGCTGGGCGAACTGGCGGAGGAGACCAACCACCGGGCCCCGCAGCCGTCGCTCAGCGCCGAGGTGATCCGTGCCCAGGTGCGCTCGGCGATCGTGGACATGTACATGCTCACCGGCCTCTCCTACGGCGAGGCTCGCGTCCGCGTGCCGTCGCAGTACCACGAGCGGCGGTCCGCCGAGGACGACTGA